Proteins encoded in a region of the Fusarium falciforme chromosome 6, complete sequence genome:
- a CDS encoding 26S protease regulatory subunit 6A, producing the protein MSTLEELDDFDHREKEEDKRDGGDKNQKKPSDGDADMKDAEEEQDDILDDEILGLSTQDILTRKRLLENDSRIMRSEYSRLSHEKAAMAEKIKENVDKIANNRQLPYLVGNVVELLDLDPTAESSEEGANIDLDATRVGKSAVIKTSTRQTIFLPLIGLVDADKLKPGDLIGVNKDSYLILDTLPAEYDSRVKAMEVDEKPTEQYTDVGGLDKQIEELVEAIVWPMKEAERFKKIGIKAPKGALMYGPPGTGKTLLARACAAQTDATFLKLAGPQLVQMFIGDGAKLVRDCFALAKEKAPAIIFIDELDAVGTKRFDSEKSGDREVQRTMLELLNQLDGFASDDRIKVLAATNRVDVLDPALLRSGRLDRKIEFPLPNEEARAQILKIHSRKMKVDPGVNWGELARSTDEFGGAMLKAVCVEAGMIALRSGKNKIGHEHYVDAIAEVQAKKKDTVNFYA; encoded by the exons ATGTCGACTCTCGAGGAGTTGGACGATTTTGATCAcagagagaaggaggaggacaagagaGATGGTGGCGACAAGAACCAGAAGAAGCCTAGCGACGGCGATGCGGACATGAAGGATGCCGAAGAGGAGCAAGATGATATCCTTGACGACGAGATTCTTGGACTCAGCACACAAGACATCCTAACCCGCAAACGGTTGCTCGAGAACGACTCTCGCATTATGAGGAGCGAGTATTCCCGATTATCACACGAGAAGGCCGCCATGGcggagaagatcaaggaaaACGTCGACAAGATTGCCAACAACAG GCAACTCCCCTACCTCGTTGGCAACGTCGTGGAGCTACTTGATCTTGACCCAACTGCTGAGTCGTCTGAGGAGGGCGCCAACATTGACCTGGACGCTACCCGAGTCGGAAAGTCGGCCGTCATCAAGACATCTACCCGCCAAACAATCTTTCTCCCCCTGATTGGTCTCGTCGATGCGGATAAGTTGAAGCCTGGTGATCTTATTGGAGTCAACAAGGACTCATACCTCATTCTGGACACCCTCCCCGCCGAGTACGACAGCCgcgtcaaggccatggaggTGGATGAAAAGCCCACAGAACAGTACACCGATGTTGGTGGACTGGACAAGCAGATTGAGGAGCTTGTGGAAGCGATCGTTTGGCCTATGAAGGAGGCTGAGCGATTCAAGAAGATTGGCATCAAGGCCCCTAAAG GTGCACTGATGTATGGCCCCCCCGGTACCGGAAAGACCCTCCTCGCCCGAGCTTGTGCAGCACAGACCGATGCTACATTCCTGAAGCTGGCAGGACCTCAACTGGTCCAGATGTTCATTGGAGATGGCGCCAAGCTCGTTCGAGACTGCTTCGccctggccaaggagaaggctcCCGcaatcatcttcatcgacgaGTTGGACGCCGTCGGCACCAAGCGATTCGACAGTGAGAAGAGTGGTGATCGTGAGGTGCAACGAACCATGCTGGAGTTGCTGAACCAGCTTGATGGTTTCGCATCCGATGACCGGATCAAGGTCCTCGCCGCCACGAACCGTGTCGATGTGCTCGACCCTGCGCTGCTCCGTTCTGGTCGATTGGATCGCAAGATTGAGTTCCCCTTGCCGAACGAGGAAGCACGTGCCCAGATCTTGAAGATTCACTCCCGCAAGATGAAGGTCGACCCGGGTGTGAATTGGGGCGAACTTGCGCGAAGCACGGACGAGTTCGGCGGTGCTATGCTGAAGGCTGTGTGTGTGGAGGCCGGCATGATCGCCCTGCGGTCAGGCAAGAATAAGATTGGACACGAGCATTAtgttgatgccatcgccgaagtccaggccaagaagaaggac ACAGTCAACTTCTACGCTTAA
- a CDS encoding Ribosome biogenesis protein ERB1 codes for MAPLIASRKRKGPSEAAPADDELAGLQLDGVLSQSEDDSEVDEDEFDDLDGLSSDEDVEDPDEDVDEEAHSDDASSELGDSARALPGLDDEDDQPNYRVVKDANGGERYEYAEVDPVYDSDDSDAQGPANTIGNIPLSFYDSYPHIGYDINGKKIMRPATGEALDALLDSIEIPKGWTGLTDPETGKPLNLSQDELELLKRLQMNEVPDEGYDPYPDMVPYFTGIEEKMPLSAAPEPKRRFVPSKHEAKRVAKLVRAIKEGRILPYKPPEERQREEEEKEEVYYDVWANEEPQDPHVMNIPAPKLAPPGYDLSYNPPPEYLPTEEEKEAWKSQDPEEREKEYLPEKFDSLRKVPGYGEFVKERFERCLDLYLAPRIRKNRLNIDPNSLLPKLPRPEDLKPFPTLNQTIFRGHEGRVRSVAFSPDGEFVASGGDDGTVRVWGLNGHQEWMAKLSSEEPVNVVRWRPNKETFILAAAAGEDLFFMIPSVASDAVEKASREVLDAGFGYATNGAQPAAANGVKKDPPAKWSRPGAKLEDAGVLLKATVRSLIKVISWHRRGEFLCSVSPTGQRSSVAIHTLSKHLSQIPFRKLPGLAQTAQFHPSRPLFFVATQRMIRCYDLQRQELVKVVQPGARWISSFDVHPGGDNLIVGSYDRRLLWHDLDLSARPYKTMRFHPEAIRAVKYHRSLPLFADASDDGTLQIFHGKVVSDLMENATIVPVKMLRGHKVINKLGVLDVDWHPKHPWCLSAGADGTCRLWA; via the exons ATGGCGCCATTAATAGCCTCTCGCAAAAGAAAAGGGCCTTCTGAGGCCGCCCCAGCTGACGATGAACTTGCTGGTCTTCAATTAGACGGCGTACTCTCCCAGAGCGAAGACGACtccgaggttgacgaggacgagttCGATGACCTTGACGGCCTGTCTTCTGATGAGGATGTAGAAGACCCCGACGAAGACGTAGACGAAGAGGCGCATAGCGACGATGCCTCCTCTGAGCTTGGCGACAGCGCGCGAGCCCTTCCCGGTctggatgacgaggacgatcAGCCGAACTACCGCGTCGTGAAGGATGCGAATGGAGGCGAGCGCTATGAGTATGCCGAGGTCGACCCTGTCTATGACAGCGACGACTCAGATGCCCAAGGCCCCGCGAACACGATCGGCAATATCCCTCTCTCCTTCTACGACTCGTATCCTCACATTGGATATGACATCAATGGAAAGAAAATTATGCGCCCCGCCACGGGCGAGGCGCTCGATGCCCTCCTCGACAGCATCGAGATTCCCAAGGGTTGGACTGGCTTGACAGATCCAGAGACCGGAAAGCCTCTGAATCTTAGTCAAGATGAGCTCGAACTTCTCAAGCGCCTTCAGATGAACGAAGTTCCTGATGAGGGTTACGATCCTTATCCT GACATGGTCCCGTATTTCACCGGtatcgaggagaagatgcctCTGAGCGCAGCACCCGAGCCGAAGCGTCGCTTTGTTCCCTCAAAACACGAAGCGAAGCGTGTCGCGAAACTGGTCCGGGCGATCAAGGAGGGAAGAATCCTTCCATACAAACCTCCGGAGGAGCGGCaacgagaagaggaggaaaaggaggaAGTCTATTACGACGTATGGGCCAACGAGGAGCCTCAGGATCCTCACGTCATGAACATTCCCGCGCCCAAGCTGGCCCCCCCTGGATACGATCTCAGCTACAACCCCCCGCCGGAATACCTGCCTactgaggaagagaaggaggcttGGAAGAGCCAGGATCctgaggagagagagaaggaatACCTCCCCGAGAAATTCGATTCTCTCCGGAAGGTCCCTGGCTACGGCGAGTTTGTCAAGGAGAGGTTTGAACGGTGCTTGGACTTGTACCTGGCCCCTCGAATCAGGAAGAACAGGCTCAACATCGACCCCAACTCTCTTCTGCCCAAGCTCCCTCGGCCCGAAGACCTCAAGCCCTTCCCTACTCTCAACCAGACAATCTTCCGAGGTCACGAGGGCCGTGTGCGCTCTGTAGCATTCAGCCCTGACGGCGAGTTTGTGGCATCGGGAGGCGACGATGGTACTGTCCGCGTTTGGGGCCTCAACGGCCATCAGGAATGGATGGCCAAGCTGAGCAGCGAGGAGCCTGTCAACGTTGTTCGATGGCGCCCCAACAAGGAGACTTTCATCTTGGCCGCGGCAGCTGGTGAAGATCTCTTCTTCATGATTCCTTCAGTCGCGAGCGACGCCGTGGAAAAGGCGAGCCGCGAAGTCCTCGATGCTGGTTTTGGATATGCAACAAATGGCGCGCAACCCGCCGCGGCTAATGGAGTGAAGAAGGATCCTCCGGCCAAGTGGTCAAGGCCTGGAGCTAAGCTCGAGGATGCTGGTGTACTCCTCAAGGCCACTGTCAGGTCCTTGATCAAGGTGATCAGCTGGCACAGGCGAGGCGAGTTCCTGTGCTCCGTCTCTCCCACTGGACAACGAAGCTCTGTGGCCATCCACACCCTCTCCAAGCACCTCAGTCAGATTCCGTTCCGCAAGCTCCCCGGTCTTGCCCAGACGGCCCAGTTCCATCCCTCAAGACCCCTGTTCTTTGTCGCAACCCAACGAATGATCCGCTGCTACGATCTGCAGCGGCAAGAGCTTGTCAAGGTTGTCCAACCTGGCGCCCGATGGATCTCCTCGTTCGATGTCCACCCCGGCGGTGACAACCTCATTGTTGGTTCTTATGACCGAAGATTGCTGTGGCATGATTTGGATCTGTCCGCTCGCCCATACAAGACCATGAGATTCCACCCTGAGGCCATCCGAGCCGTCAAGTATCACCGCAGCCTACCGCTCTTCGCGGATGCTAGTGATGACGGAACCCTCCAGATCTTTCACGGCAAGGTTGTCAGCGATCTTATGGAGAACGCTACGATTGTGCCTGTCAAGATGCTCCGAGGCCACAAGGTCATCAACAAGCTTGGTGTTCTGGACGTTGACTGGCACCCCAAGCACCCCTGGTGCCTCAGCGCTGGTGCGGATGGAACTTGCAGGCTTTGGGCGTAA
- a CDS encoding TRNA ligase codes for MPTGFLLSLRSLLTSVSRVITNRRILSTPSTGIEKMAAPYMPQDPQAVSSLLHALENSRKEKRRGGFSVKKTTYDVKGSQDGIQVDSWRMQDWDYKRRDMPTYARGLFTAKTRRDGPEIAVRGYDKFFNTDEVHETKWENIFTRTQGPYELTLKENGCIIFIAGLEDETLIVCSKHSTGDRSDIQVSHASAGEQRLEQQLAAIGKTKRDLARELRKRNVTAVAELCDDTFEEHILAYGPDKAGLYLHGLNLNMPEFATYPSPLVQEFADEWAFRKTGLIMMDDIQQVKAFLEEVAETGAHDGRDVEGFVVRCRMSHDPASVPYRDWFFKYKFEEPYLMYRQWRECTKALISGKQPKFKKHTKITEEYLLYARRRLAADPKLAKDYNNNHGIISLRNDFLNFKNLKGADAANMDELDPLVMTEVTRDVILCPIATIGCGKTTIAMGLTHLFGWGHIQNDNISGKGRPPRFTKLVLNELNDHDAVIADRNNAQRHERKQIITDVKLQHATAKLVCLNFKHDEESIDAIRQVTQERIIARGDNHQTIHAASDKDKFLGVMEGFINRFEPCNPHARPDDGFDVVIDLDPTAGSRQNLETVVTQLHKFFPNLVKEVPSPEALDDAIEFALGYKPDFRHDIPDRGKKNNKQQQQQTKTEKKRKMEYLSVSVSSQEVNAALERAFKGADSSTSRFYMQLKQTRRVQPKFHVTLLHRAASKDHPDLWHKYTLLQSQVEATGNPEGKLGECDVMLERVVFDDRIMAIVVRLSDQDDQWQCVNRVAHITVGTRDDSVKPKESNDLLARWLEVGSFPETQIGEIVFTEKPVLKGTVAPVLARF; via the exons ATGCCCACTGGCTTTCTCCTTTCACTTCGATCTCTTCTCACATCTGTCAGTAGAGTCATTACAAACCGCCGAATCCTCAGCACCCCGTCCACGGGCATCGAAAAAATGGCTGCTCCCTACATGCCCCAGGACCCTCAGGCCGTCTCGAGCCTGCTGCATGCCCTAGAGAACTCTCGGAAAGAGAAGCGACGTGGAGGATTCTCGGTCAAGAAGACGACATATGACGTCAAAGGATCTCAGGATGGCATCCAGGTCGACTCTTGGAGGATGCAAGACTGGGACTACAAGCGACGCGACATGCCTACTTATGCTCGAGGCCTCTTTACGGCAAAGACGAGGAGGGATGGACCCGAGATCGCCGTGAGAGGCTACGACAAGTTCTTCAATACCGACGAGGTCCATGAGACAAAGTGGGAGAACATCTTCACGCGAACCCAGGGCCCCTATGAATTGACTCTCAAGGAGAACGGCTGCATCATCTTCATTGCTGGTCTTGAGGATGAGACTCTGATAGTTTGCAGCAAGCATTCTACTGGTGATCGGTCAGACATTCAGGTTAGCCATGCGAGCGCGGGCGAGCAGCGTCTTGAGCAACAGCTGGCTGCCATCGGCAAGACAAAGAGAGATTTGGCACGAGAGCTCCGCAAGAGAAATGTCACTGCTGTCGCCGAACTATGCGATGACACATTCGAAGAGCACATTCTGGCCTACGGTCCTGATAAGGCAGGCCTATACCTCCATGgactcaacctcaacatgCCCGAGTTTGCCACATATCCTAGCCCCCTCGTCCAAGAGTTTGCCGACGAGTGGGCCTTTCGAAAGACGGGTCTCATCATGATGGACGACATTCAGCAAGTCAAGGCTTTCCTCGAAGAAGTGGCCGAAACGGGAGCCCACGATGGCCGTGATGTGGAGGGTTTCGTCGTCCGCTGCAGAATGTCCCACGACCCGGCTTCGGTCCCCTACCGTGACTGGTTCTTTAAGTACAAGTTTGAGGAGCCTTATCTCATGTACCGCCAGTGGCGAGAGTGCACCAAGGCCTTGATCTCCGGAAAACAAcccaagttcaagaagcACACCAAGATCACTGAGGAGTACCTGCTTTACGCTCGGAGGCGTCTGGCCGCGGATCCCAAGCTGGCCAAGGAttacaacaacaaccacggCATTATCTCCCTGCGTAACGATTTCTTGAACTTCAAGAACCTCAAGGGCGCAGATGCAGCCAATATGGACGAGCTGGATCCCCTTGTCATGACTGAAGTCACTCGTGACGTGATCCTATGCCCCATTGCTACCATCGGATGTGGAAAGACGACAATTGCTATGGGCTTGACGCACCTCTTCGGATGGGGCCATATTCAGAACGACAACATCTCGGGCAAGGGCCGTCCTCCTCGGTTTACGAAGCTGGTATTGAATGAGCTCAACGACCATGATGCTGTGATCGCAGACCGAAACAATGCACAGAGACACGAACGAAAGCAAATTATCACTGATGTCAAGCTTCAGCATGCCACAGCCAAGCTCGTTTGCCTCAACTTTAAGCACGACGAGGAGTCGATCGATGCAATCCGCCAAGTCACCCAGGAGAGAATCATTGCTCGAGGAGATAACCACCAGACTATCCATGCCGCAAGcgacaaggacaagttcCTCGGTGTTATGGAAGGGTTCATCAACAGATTCGAACCTTGCAACCCCCACGCCCGCCCAGACGACGGCTTTGATGTCGTTATTGATCTCGACCCAACGGCGGGCAGTCGACAGAATCTCGAGACCGTTGTCACACAGTTGCACAAGTTTTTCCCGAACCTGGTCAAGGAAGTCCCTTCACCCGAGGCACTTGACGATGCCATTGAATTCGCCCTGGGATACAAGCCTGACTTCAGGCATGACATTCCTGACCGTGGAAAAAAGAACaacaagcagcagcaacaacaaacgaagacagagaagaagaggaagatggagtATTTGTCTGTTTCTGTCTCCAGCCAAGAGGTTAATGCTGCCCTAGAGCGAGCTTTCAAGGGCGCAGATTCATCAACCTCCCGGTTCTACATGCAACTGAAACAGACACGGCGTGTGCAGCCCAAATTTCACGTTACTCTACTGCACCGAGCGGCTAGCAAGGACCACCCTGATCTGTGGCACAAGTACACTCTACTTCAAAGCCAAGTAGAGGCGACTGGAAACCCCGAAGGAAAGCTGGGAGAGTGCGATGTGATGCTCGAGCGG GTTGTGTTCGATGACCGCATCATGGCCATCGTTGTCCGCCTGTCAGATCAAGATGATCAGTGGCAGTGTGTCAACCGTGTCGCTCACATCACGGTTGGAACTCGAGATGACTCGGTGAAGCCAAAGGAGAGCAACGATTTACTTGCCCGATGGTTGGAAGTGGGTAGCTTCCCAGAAACCCAGATTGGCGAGATCGTCTTCACCGAAAAGCCGGTACTTAAGGGCACAGTTGCACCCGTACTGGCAAGATTTTGA
- a CDS encoding Ubiquitin-like domain-containing protein: protein MGCCFSRSSGPNSPYPGGAPNASSRAINPPPLALPEAVSGPVPQIPAERRRRRRHDRPLDQHIDKPLRRHEWTSRDRTWTRRKLDQERADFFDTRVTGRPEIWQTVHAALKVLWDPASQDTQDDGSNGLATAQMILSAAEISLPTGNLANGVYDALGNYYQLPEWIVCDPRNVQEDDQEGAKGDASTVGDDTVADDDLSDDDDEIEGRKREKGKEVIDVREQVILRARLSENGRDIKVRITETESVRSVAKKIAQEAGLASTKKIRIAYLGKILKENSSLSAQNWQTGHMVNALVFDR from the exons ATG ggctgctgcttctcccGCTCATCAGGCCCTAACTCGCCCTACCCAGGTGGCGCTCCCAACGCTTCGTCGCGCGCCATCAATCCTCCCCCGCTGGCCCTTCCAGAAGCCGTGAGCGGCCCCGTGCCTCAAATCCCCGCCGAGAGacgccgtcgccgtcgccaCGACCGACCTCTGGATCAGCATATCGATAAGCCTCTGCGACGACACGAATGGACTTCCCGCGATCGTACCTGGACAAGGAGAAAGCTGGACCAGGAGCGCGCAGACTTCTTCGATACGCGAGTCACGGGCAGGCCCGAGATCTGGCAGACGGTCCATGCTGCGCTCAAGGTGCTATGGGACCCTGCGAGTCAAGATACTCAGGATGACGGCTCCAACGGCCTTGCGACGGCCCAAATGATCCTTTCTGCCGCTGAGATATCTCTCCCGACTGGAAATCTCGCCAACGGCGTGTACGACGCTCTCGGAAACTACTACCAACTGCCCGAATGGATTGTCTGTGACCCGCGGAACGTGCAAGAGGATGACCAAGAAGGCGCCAAAGGTGATGCTTCGACAGTGGGCGACGACACAGTAGCAGACGACGACCTaagtgatgatgacgacgagattgAGGGCAGAAAACGAGAAAAAGGCAAGGAAGTCATAGATGTGCGGGAGCAGGTGATTCTGCGAGCCAGGCTCAGTGAGAACGGCCGGGATATCAAAGTCCGAATAACAGAGACAGAGTCGGTCCGAAGCGTGGCTAAGAAGATCGCCCAGGAGGCTGGT CTTGCATCGACAAAAAAGATCCGCATAGCATACCTGGGCAAGATTCTCAAGGAGAACTCGTCGCTCTCGGCCCAAAACTGGCAGACCGGCCATATGGTCAATGCCCTCGTCTTCGACCGGTAA
- a CDS encoding Coatomer subunit beta: MSGFLENAYSLVHQDNAADVPTVSDLRMQLEKGTDETKVETMKRILTIMLNGDPMPTLLMHIIRFVMPSKYKPLKKLLYFYYEICPKLDSSGKLKQEMILVCNGIRNDLQHPNEYIRGNTLRFLCKLREAELIEPLLSSARSCLEHRHAYVRKNAVFAISSIFQHSPSLIPDASELIATFLMGESDATCKRNAFAALSSIDHDAALSYLGSVFEGIPNAEELLQLVELEFIRKDAVQNSQNKARYLRLIFDLLEAGASTVVYEAASSLTALTNNPVAVKAAAAKFIELSIKEADNNVKLIVLDRVDQLRKKNEGILDDLTMEILRVLSSTDIDVRRKALGLALEMVSSKNVEEVVLLLKKELSKTVDQEYEKNTEYRSLLIHSIHQCAIKFSEVAASVVELLMDFIADFNNVSAVDVINFVKEVVEKFPSLRTTIIERLVSTLGEVRAGKVYRGIMWIIGEYSLEEKDIREAWKRIRASLGEMPILASEQRLLDSHDDGEKADDHINGTSKQAAPTGSRKVLADGTYATETALTSQSSAAAKLEAVKAAQKPPLRQLILDGDYYLATVLSSTLVKLVMRHHEISSDKARTNALRAEAMLIMISIIRVGQSQFVKAPIDEDSVDRIMSCVRSLAEFEQKKELETVWLDDTRKAFRAMVQVEEKKRAAKEAFEKAKTAVQVDDVVPIRQLAKKNASDGLDEIEVDLERATGGEGTAEDLSSKLSRVVQLTGFSDPVYAEAYVKVHQFDIVLDVLLVNQTTETLQNLSVEFATLGDLKVVERPTTQNLGPHDFHNVQCTIKVSSTDTGVIFGNVVYDGAHSTDTNVVILNDLHVDIMDYIQPATCTETQFRTMWTEFEWENKVNINSKAKSLRDFLDQLMACTNMNCLTPEASLKGDCQFLSANLYARSVFGEDALANLSIEKEGEDGPITGFVRIRSRSQGLALSLGSLKGLNKIGSTA; the protein is encoded by the exons ATGTCTGGCTTTCTCGAGAACGCATACAGTCTCGTCCACCAGGACAATGCGGCCGACGTCCCCACCGTCTCCGATCTGCGcatgcagctggagaagggtACCGACGAGACCAAGGTCGAGACCATGAAGCGCATCTTGACCATTATGCTCAACGGAGATCCTATGCCTACGCTTCTCATGCACATCATCCGCTTCGTCATGCCCTCAAAGTACAAGccgctcaagaagctcctctACTTCTACTACGAGATCTGCCCCAAGCTCGACAGCAGCGGCAAGTTGAAGCAGGAGATGATTCTGGTCTG CAACGGTATCCGTAACGATCTTCAACACCCCAACGAATACATTCGAGGCAACACCCTGCGCTTCCTCTGCAAGCTGAGAGAGGCTGAGCTCATCGAACCCCTCCTTTCCTCGGCACGATCTTGCCTGGAGCACCGACATGCCTACGTCCGAAAGAACGCTGTCTTCGCCATCTCCTCCATTTTCCAACACTCGCCTTCCTTGATTCCCGATGCTTCAGAACTCATCGCCACCTTCCTCATGGGAGAGAGCGATGCCACCTGCAAGAGGAACGCCTTTGCAGCCCTCTCCAGCATTGATCACGATGCTGCGCTCTCATACCTGGGGTCTGTTTTCGAGGGCATCCCCAACGCAgaggagcttcttcagcttgtTGAGCTCGAGTTCATCCGCAAGGATGCTGTTCAGAACTCCCAGAACAAG GCACGATATCTGAGGTTAATTTTCGATCTGCTAGAAGCCGGCGCATCCACCGTTGTATATGAAGCCGCTTCTTCCCTCACTGCCTTGACCAACAACCCCGTGGCGGTcaaggccgccgccgccaagttTATCGAGCTGAGCATCAAGGAGGCGGACAACAATGTCAAGCTTATCGTGCTTGACCGGGTCGACCAGCTGCGCAAAAAGAACGAGGGTATCTTGGATGACCTGACCATGGAGATCCTGCGTGTCCTCTCCAGCACTGATATTGATGTGCGAAGAAAGgcacttggccttgccctcgagATGGTCTCCAGCAAGAACGTCGAAGAGGTCGTTCTGCtgctcaagaaggagctcTCCAAGACTGTTGACCAGGAGTATGAGAAGAACACTGAATATCGATCCCTCCTCATCCACTCGATTCACCAGTGCGCCATCAAGTTCTCTGAGGTTGCTGCTAGCGTTGTGGAGCTTCTCATGGACTTCATTGCCGACTTTAACAACGTCTCCGCTGTGGACGTTATCAACTTTGTCAAGGAGGTTGTTGAAAAATTCCCCAGCCTCCGAACTACCATCATTGAGCGTCTCGTCTCTACTCTGGGCGAGGTCCGGGCTGGCAAGGTGTACCGGGGTATCATGTGGATCATTGGCGAGTACTCGcttgaagagaaggatatcCGTGAGGCTTGGAAGAGAATACGTGCTAGCTTGGGTGAGATGCCTATTCTTGCCTCTGAGCAACGGCTACTGGACTCTCATGACGACGGCGAGAAGGCTGATGACCACATCAACGGGACCTCTAAGCAAGCCGCGCCCACTGGATCCCGCAAGGTCCTCGCCGACGGCACCTATGCTACTGAGACTGCTCTCACCAGCCAGTCTTCGGCTGCTGCTAAGCTTGAAGCCGTCAAGGCTGCTCAGAAGCCCCCATTGCGTCAGCTCATTCTCGATGGCGACTACTACCTGGCGACTGTCCTGTCCTCCACTCTTGTCAAGCTCGTGATGCGACACCACGAGATTTCCTCCGACAAGGCACGAACCAACGCCCTGAGGGCTGAGGCTATGCTCATCATGATTTCCATCATCCGAGTCGGCCAGTCCCAGTTCGTCAAGGCACCCATCGATGAAGACTCCGTGGACCGAATCATGTCCTGCGTGCGCTCGCTGGCTGAGTTtgagcagaagaaggagcttgAGACTGTGTGGTTGGACGACACTCGCAAGGCTTTCCGTGCCATGGTCCAGGttgaagagaaaaagagggcGGCTAAGGAGGCTttcgagaaggccaagactgcCGTGCAGGTCGATGATGTTGTGCCTATCCGACAACTCGCCAAGAAGAATGCTTCCGACGGACTCGATGAGATCGAGGTGGATCTGGAGCGGGCAACTGGTGGTGAAGGCACTGCTGAGGATCTCTCATCCAAGCTTAGCCGTGTGGTTCAGCTCACCGGTTTCTCTGATCCCGTCTACGCTGAGGCTTATGTCAAGGTTCATCAGTTCGATATCGTTCTCGATGTCCTCCTGGTCAACCAGACGACCGAGACTCTCCAGAACCTCTCGGTTGAGTTTGCCACCCTAGGTGACCTCAAGGTGGTTGAGCGCCCGACCACGCAGAACCTGGGCCCTCACGACTTCCACAATGTGCAGTGCACAATCAAGGTTTCATCAACTGACACAGGTGTCATCTTTGGTAACGTTGTGTACGATGGGGCTCACTCCACTGACACTAACGTGGTTATTCTCAACGACCTGCACGTTGACATTATGGACTACATTCAGCCCGCTACCTGCACCGAGACCCAGTTCCGTACCATGTGGACCGAGTTTGAGTGGGAGAACAAGGTCAATATCAACTCGAAGGCCAAGTCGCTACGCGATTTCCTTGACCAGCTGATGGCCTGCACAAATATGAACTGTCTCACACCAGAGGCTAGTCTGAAGGGTGACTGCCAGTTCCTGAGCGCCAACCTCTACGCGAGGAGTGTGTTCG GTGAGGATGCTCTGGCCAACCTGAGCatcgagaaggagggtgaggatggACCCATCACCGGTTTCGTTCGGATAAGAAGCCGATCGCAGGGTCTGGCGCTGAGCCTGGGCTCATTGAAGGGTCTGAACAAGATCGGCTCGACAGCCTAG